The Prunus dulcis unplaced genomic scaffold, ALMONDv2, whole genome shotgun sequence genomic interval TTCTTACAAGGGAGTAATGGAAAATTTATGAACTTCTTCAGGGACAAATGTTTATCTCCAATCCTGGCTGGTTTGCGGTTGAAGAAGGCAGATTTTGATTGTGGAAAGCTCAGCATCTCTTAAATGAAATGATACTTCCTCTGCATATATAATAGTGATTTGCATGTAACCTTATATGTCAATCATATATTAGTGCAAGAACTTTCTTTTGtcattttgtaatttgtatagagtttccGTAAGGGGACATTTCTTTTTAATCTTTATTAACAACATTGAGACATCTTTTAACGTTCAAAAGAGAAACGCCATTAGATTAAGAGTTAGTTGGTGTAAGATGGCTTATGCCGATGAATCCAACAAACAATACTTTCCTTGTGCTCAAAGATAACtgctaaaaagaaaacatggctGCTAAATAAACAATACAAAGCATTTGGTGGCATTATTCGGGTTTAATGCTTCAATAATAGATAAGAATAGGTAGATCAGATTGAACATTGGCTGTTGTCACTTGTCTTTAGTGTGATCGTCATCCCCATCTTCATCTAAATTGTACTCCTACTATAGCACTATCCAATTGCACGCtgcacaatataatataaataccCATCTCATCTTTCTATGTCTATATCTTTGTCCTGCGAGTCTGTTTCCACTAAAACCAAAGTAAAAGCCTCAAATATCATTCGTGGAAGTAGAAGCAGAAGCACGCGTTGTGATTGTAGGAGCTGGAATTGCTGGCCTTGCAACATCCTTAGGACTTCAtaggctctctctctctctctctctctctctctctctctcatctgtGCATGTCTGTGTGTGTTTTAGTACTGCTAAAACAAGTTATGATTGTAAGTATGTAGTTCACCATGACTCTAAGCAAgcaaaagtcaattttttttggctgCAGGCTTGGTATCCGAAGCTTAGTGTTGGAATCGTCGGATAGTTTGAGGACAACAGGGTTTGCATTCTGAACATGGACAAATGCATGGAAGGCATTAGATGCCCATGGTATTGGCGATACTCTTCGCCGACAACATGAGACACTTCATGGGTACATTATGTCaccattttggaaaatttgacatgttattgTGTTAAATTATGTTTTGAATGTTTGAACACTTTGACAACccaggaaaaaaataaactgagtTAGATATACCCCTTTTGCTTGATAAATTTCTGGACAATTGCTTTATGTGTGTGTTGAACGGGAAATTTTCACAAAAGCAATCAACTAGGAATTTGACTTGGGATATAATTGAAATTCTTGTCCCTGCAGTcttatcaagaaaaaaaaagaaaaaaagaaaaaaaaaaagagatgcaTTTGTTTAGATATGAAACACCAAGAGATAAGCATCTCAGTTGAGAAGTGGTCATCAGCTTGAATTCAAACTCGTCATAATATAGCCTCTATAAGAGGCATGACGCCTAGGAACAAAGGGGGGGAGAGCATACAAGGGCAAATGAATTTGCTGACAGATTTCTACAGAGAGCAACAAACACGAAGTTCTTCGTTCGTTGTTCTTAAATGCGGCAGGACAGTGAGATTTCTCTCACAGATGCCTTGAGCATCCAAAGCCACAAACAAGCATCAAAGGAAGAATAGCAGATGATGTGGGGGAGAACCCACAAAGGGGAAGGCTGCTGGAGAATTTTTACAGAGAGGGAGGAAAAACCCGAAAAGCCACAAAGGCAGAGAAGGACAATCGTGAGACTGTGGAGGAAAAATGAGGCTCAACACCCCTACTCCCTGCAAAGACAGAAGCAGTCAGATACATGTTGCATCTTCAACAAGGCTCCTCTCCTGAAGTCCCCTATGATTGGGTATAAAACCCACAAATCAAATTTTGGGGCAGCATTCCTTGAATCAAAATTTCTTGGATGTTCAATCCATCATGGGGTTATAAACcctgaaatcaaagcattgGGTTTTGCACCCCGGAAACAAAGTTTGGGTTTTGCAtcctaaaaacaaatttgggtattgcacccaaaaaataaagtctGGGTGTTTCACTCTCAATCAAGGCTTGGGTTTGcacctcaaaaaaaaaatattggatacAGATAGAAAAAATTATGCCGCTGTGGGGATGGTTTGTGTGTTCCATGACGTTGCCTCTGCGCCATTCTCAAATATGGCATCCCAAAATTGATTTGTTACAAACAGTAATGGGAAGAGTCTGTAGCTTAAAAAGAATTCAAAGGGAAGGCCACATGTCGAAAGACCTCTCTCTTGAATTGGAAGAAAACGGGCCATATGGCTGATTGGCtatcaaagaaaatttgatattgGGTTCTCTTTGATTGTAACaaggaccaaaaaaaaaaaaaagggtttgatGCAAGATGTGTTTTGCCAAATTCTTATCTCCTCCAATATGTCGTATGCAAGAGACCAGAGAAGAAAGAATTGGCAAGTTTGACAAAAGCTAACAAACCCAAAGCTGCCAGCTGCATCAATCTGAACACACAAAGTTTGAGTCCAAACACATGCAACCAATCCAAAGGAAGTGTAGATTTCTCTAAGTTCATCCTCCACGGTTCAAGCCATCAAGCTTCTAAATAGGAAGGAGCAGAACTATggaaaaaataagataaatcgAGGAGATACaatacttttcttttgcttcatGGAGAAGCAAAAGGCCCCATGCCAATGACAAACGGAAGGGAAAATCAAGCCACAAGAGTAGCTGGCTTGTACCGACGTCAAGAAGTCAAAGACGATAAAAAAAAGTCAGAGGCGTGATTGTTTAAGAGGGCCCATTCTTTGTAAATGTCCACTAAGCTCAGGAATATGCTTTTACAATATAAAACAAGCATTGAGCTTCGCACAGATAGAAGACAAGGTGAAGGTTTGAAAAAAAGGCTTTTTCAAGTCCCTCACATCACTTTTGGTGACTgcaacaaatgaaaacaaagtgtCCAGGCACTTGTGCTCCTTTGTATTCCAAGGGGCGAAGACATGAGTTCACTACTTGCAGTACCAAGTTATGCAAGCAAGTGCACAAAAGTGTCAGCAAGGGCTCACGAGAACTaaatcaattgacggtcaAGAAGGCTCAATAAAATGCTTACGGCATTCGGGTCTATCTGCCTAAATTCTCAAATGCAAGATGGCTACCAAACATGCCCACAAAATCTCAACAAGAAATATGGGAATCAATCACTGTGGCAAAGAAGCTATTCAGAAAGGAGTGTCAAGCGACTCAACCATACTGTGTCGAAGACTCCattccaaataaatgattgATCGTGCTACGAGCATTAAGCTCACTCTCAAAAGATACCAAAGGAGCATCAATATGGATTAACAGGCTTGTCAACCACAAAAGCCCATTAATCTCAAATCCTCCAAATCATGCATGGATACAAATGCAAATGTCAATTGTAGAGAATTAGTGGGTTcatcaaaattgctcattatttttcttggacattgacaaaaagaaaaatggtataaaaccatccaaattttctccatgggtcatctacccatgcaaattccaaatgagattaaattcaaatatctcaaacacaaattcttatttagtgggccacacttacccattaatttccaatttttcccataggtcatctacctatgaaaatcttcaaattgtcccaaagacacaaattctcaattagtgggccacacttacccattaatttccaaatcaaTTTGGAACTACGTCGGTTTGATCCCgtcaagggtacgtaggcagtctaACATCCCAATAGACGCAACcgcaatcaaatttaaatatctGGTTTATCTTAACCAaattttgccaaaaaaaaaactttcccAAACGCAATTGTCAATGTTTAGGAAAAATTAATGGGATAATTAAAAttactcattatttttcttggacattgacaacaacgaaagtggtacaaaaccatccaattttccatgggtcatctacccatgaaaaCTCTAATGAGATTAAATCCAAGTCTCTCAAACAGAAgttctcaattagtgggctacacttacccattaatttccaatatttcccatgggtcatctacccatgcaaATTTCATTGAGATTAATTCTAAATCTCTCAAATACAgattctcaattagtgggccacacttacccattaatttccaatttcccataggtcatctacctatgaaaatctcCAAATTGTCCTAaagacacaaattctcaattagtgggccacacttaccaaTTAACGTCCAAATTTCCGAACTACATTGGTTTGATCCATTTGAAAcggtacgtaggcaatctagagattcaatctagatgcaaccatcccaaacgcaattccatatcgaatccctggtttattcagctaaattcactcaaacacttctcaatacaattcaaatcaaatttcctCGCAATGAGTCATTTACTCATTGCGattctttgaactacgagtggcttgattcccgcaAGGGATACGTAGGCACCCTGAGGTTCGACTTAGGGGCAGCCGCAAAACCATAGacacgttctgtttctttgtgatggaatcaaagggtgttcccttgaagcaagggattgtaattaagagacacTACGTCTCAaatgggtcgaacctaaaataataaaactccattaattaattagtggtGATGAAATTATGTTGGGAGGATCACCTTTTCCTTCAacagtgtgtgtgtgtgtgtatatatatatatatgtatatatatatacagagaacttccattgagggatctctcaaataagcttatttgagggatacccCTTGTAGGCCTCACTCcagattgtatttcactaatccaaactgtctattttgtagatactcattcaaaaatcatctctacaaaaaatcacttgaattggatatcatttgaccactcaattgagttattgaaattttagtattttcttgaagtaccgtgttcattgattttgaaaatatatatatatatatatatatatttagctAGTAGTTGCTTGCTTTACATGCACACATGAAACTGATAGCAGAGTTTTGAATACAGGAATGTGAGTTCCTCAACGATTTATGGGCTTCcaatatttgaaatttttgggctTCCTCAATGATTTCGatgtttggatttatgtatgtcgaattttgtaaatgacactatgaaaattatgaaataacGCTTATTTTACTTGTATCTACTTGACTTTTGTCTTCCGTACACCACCtcattaaatataatataagagaCTTTAAAAATTGACACATCATTCTTCAAGCAAAAACCCAATTTacctttaattaaaaataataattaccCTAACCCAACTAATGTCAAACTTAACGTCCTGTCCCTCTTTCTTTACCTTCCTTACTTTTGCACGTCTTTCTTCATGTCTATGCCCCAAAGTCTTGTCTCTCACCAACACCAAGCTTTTCTTCTTACTTTCGCACGTCTTATTTCCTTGTGTTTCTATCCACCATATAAACGTTAAACATCATTATTAtcgttcttttgttttatctgtatgcttttgaaaaaatgtACTCTACTCTTAGAAGTTCTGGAGAAAAGTCATCAACTTAGGTACCTGGTTTCTATGTGGACGACTCATATATATTCTCCTTTAGTATGTTTCCCTTTTCACTTTATTTTGTATTACAGGGGAAGGAACTGCGATTGAATTGAAGCAACAATATATGTCTTTGTCTCTGATAGTCATTCAGGTttgcttttctgtttttcctttttgtattACCTGTTGACGGTTCTTATTATGATACTGTGCACCAAACATTTAGATTCAATTGATTATATTCTTCTGGGTCTCTGATAGTATATTCTTCTGGATATAATATTTGGAGGGCAGATTCATCGGCATACCGTACGTAATAGTATTGATTGTTAACACATAATCattaagtatatatattcagcAATTGATCAACTGATTTGTGTAGATTATTTGAGAGCTTATAGTATATGTTGCACAGATGATAACATTTTGTCTTCGATTGTTTGAGAATATTAATCTCTTCTTATTCTCTTGAATTGATGTTTATCTCTTCTTAGACTAAACAGCATTCTTAGGTGGATGTCGTTGAAATGTTTTGAGCTTAGTCATTTGTTTAGTTGAGGAGAAATTTGTCCAACCTAAGAGGAAATTATCTAATCGTCAATTAAATTGACCGAGAATCATTATATTCACACGACAATCGcatataattaatattgtCACATACATGACATATCCTATATAATTAAACTATGATTGACAGAAAAGTATGATTGATTATACGTAAGCTTTATTTGACCCATAAATAATTGGGAAATTACCAAAAGGGTTCATAAGTTTTACAAAGTCCCATTTACTATCATGCGAAAAACTCCACAGTTTATTTATTGTAAACGTTACTCTTCCACAACAGCTTATTGAGTACATCGACCCGTGTGGCACCATTTCCAAAcctataaattattttgtagAATGTTAGGTGCATATAGgttgcatgttttttttattggtggGAGCTGCCCTTCTAACATCTGGGACAACAATGATCCCATGCACATGCAAAGGGTGAAGCATTATATGCTATGACATAAACCTTATATAACCACATTGAACCCCTCACTTCATTTAAACCCTAAAGCCTAGTCCTTCAACATCCAAACAAGAAGAGGGgggacccaaaaaaaaaacatacacaAAAGTGATGGAGGTGGAGAGAGTGCAGGGCTTGGCCATCAGCGGGCTGAACGAGCTTCCAGCGAAGTTCGTTCGACCAGCCCATGAGCAGCCCGAGAATAGCAAGGCCCTAGAGGGAGTCACGGTGCCTGTGATCTCCCTCGCTCAGCCTCATGATGTTGTGGTCAAGGAGGTGGCAGCGGCAGCCACTGCATGGGGCTTCTTTCTCATTACTGACCACGGCATACCGTCACCTTTGATCCAGCAATTGCAGAAGGTAGGGCATGAGTTCTTTTTGCTCCCACAGAAGGAGAAAGAGGCCTATGCAAATGACCCAGCCAACGGGAGGTTTGATGGGTATGGGACTAAGATGACCAAGAACCATGACGGGAAGGTCGAGTGGATCGACTATTTTTTCCATCTGACTGCCCCTCCATCTAAGGTCAACTATGAAATCTGGCCTAAGAACCCTCCATCTTACAGGtaccttttctgtttttatttatttattgagttttcatttttttttcattgcttCGATTTTTCAGCACTTGCTACTGAGTTCTTTGTTGCTCTTTTCCTAGGATGATACTTGCCCTAACTTTTTAATAATTCCTTTTTGCAATTAAGGCCAACTGTAGGAGGGTTATAAAgtcttttcctcttctttttttttctttctgaaattAAGAGGGTTATTGAAAAAGTCTGTAAAATTTGTGTGACACAGGGAAGTGAATGACCAATACAACAAGGAGATGCAAAGAATAACAGACAAGTTACTGGAGGTGGTTTCAGAGGGTCTAGGGCTGGAAGCAAAGGTTCTGAAATCTCATCTGGGAAATGAAGAAATAGAATTGgaaatgaaaatcaacatGTACCCTCCATGCCCACAACCCCAACTGGCCCTAGGAGTTGAGCCTCACACTGACATGTCAGCCCTAACCCTGCTAGTCTCCAATGATGTTCCAGGCCTTCAGGTGTGGAAAGATGACAACTGGGTTGCTGTCAATTACTTTCCAAATTCAGTTTTTGTTCACATTGGTGATCAGATGGAGGTCTTGAGCAATGGCAAGTACAAGAGTGTTCTTCACAGAAGCTTGGTGAACAAGGAACGTATGCGCATGTCGTGGGCTgtttttgttactcctccGCAGGAGGCTGTGATTGGGCCTCTGCCGGAGCTTCTGGACGAGAAAAACCCTGCCAAATACTCAACCAAGACATATGCTGAATACCGACACCGGAAATTCAACAAGCTCCCACAATAGGAGTGATTTATTCCAGTTGTGCTGTGTATCAACCATCACAATAAAATTTCTTCAATGGTCCCAATGGTTTATATGTTTTGCTGTTTGTTAGAATTTGTGCGTAGTACTTGCATTCTATGAGGGCCTTCACAAAGTCATGTCagttcatcttcatcatcatcaatctGTATTGTATCATTTGCTCAAATTGTACCATTTCGTCACAATCTGTTGCAAAAATGTTCAAtgaatcaaatttgaattgtttCAAACTTTGAATGCCATTATATACTTGCTGTAACTGTTAAATCCAACAATGACCATcaataattgtttttttattttgggacTTCTTAGATCTAGGTCCAAAAAGATTAGTTGTTATTGGGCTAAGTACTCTTCGTTTTGGTTTTAGATGCAAGTTCTTTGacttttattacttttttttgtcgtatcgattttaccctttgaggtaaataaggaaacacattgaaaatccaatttaatgcattatttcattgtaattgaattaaattttaaaatttgaattctttccttgtgaatatttacctaatatatggataaaatataatataatcaaTAAAAGTAAAGACCCACATATTATACTAATCAATGAGACAAGCACCCACATGAAATTATGTACCTACGTATCAGGTAAATACCTAAATATTGAAAACACAATATGTTTAATACTTATCAAGTTGATTCGTGGTGTTTAAGCATAGCAACAATAAAAAacttgagaaaaataatataaactaGAGAACTATTGATGACGTTTTTATGTACCTATAATATTATAGGTACTATCACTGACTAGTAAAGTTGTTCCCTTTttaaaactttctttctttattataaatatttctggttttatggttttatgGTTTGCTGCAGTTTTTTGGTGAGCATGTTCTGTTCCAACTCACTCCAATTGTCCAGCTAAGCTAAATTGAGTTTGCTtaatattttctaaacttAGACATGAATTAAGGTCTAATAAttcttagagcatttccaccagttgactcttgccatggcaagattagccctagggcaggcactattcacgtgaatagtggctgccctagccccctccagcaaaatgtgtttccaacagttggggcttgccatggcaattactattcatttttttgtttttttcacaattttgtttacttaaacaattaatttggataatatttttggataagatttttgggttcctacgtgtcaatactattcatatcggataagattttaggtttcaaatttcagataaatttcaaatttcagatacatttcaaaattcaaatttcagataaattcaaaatgtcaaatttcagatacatttcgaaattcaaatttcagataaattttaaatttgaaatttcatttgaatttcaaatttcagataagattttcaccctctaagattg includes:
- the LOC117613713 gene encoding flavonol synthase/flavanone 3-hydroxylase-like, translated to MEVERVQGLAISGLNELPAKFVRPAHEQPENSKALEGVTVPVISLAQPHDVVVKEVAAAATAWGFFLITDHGIPSPLIQQLQKVGHEFFLLPQKEKEAYANDPANGRFDGYGTKMTKNHDGKVEWIDYFFHLTAPPSKVNYEIWPKNPPSYREVNDQYNKEMQRITDKLLEVVSEGLGLEAKVLKSHLGNEEIELEMKINMYPPCPQPQLALGVEPHTDMSALTLLVSNDVPGLQVWKDDNWVAVNYFPNSVFVHIGDQMEVLSNGKYKSVLHRSLVNKERMRMSWAVFVTPPQEAVIGPLPELLDEKNPAKYSTKTYAEYRHRKFNKLPQ